The Pseudonocardia sp. EC080619-01 genome segment GCAGATGGGCAGGCGTACACATCGGCTATGGCCAGCGTCGGTAGCTGCGGATCCTTGCGCACCCGCGCACAGAACTTAGCCATCGTCAGCGAATCGGCGCCGAGGTCGTCGAACACGTCGGCATCCAACGGGACGTCCTTCCAAGGACATCCGCGAGGACCGCCGCCAGCCGGGCGGCGATCACGTCGGACGGCACGGTCGTCGCCGGTGCCGGCGGTCCGAGTGCTGCCGCGAGCTCCTGCAGGGGTCGGGTGGTGGTAGATCTCCTGGATCGAGGGTGAGGGCAGGTCCTCGCGAGCGCGGGCGCGAGCGCAGAACTTGGCCATCGTCAGTGAATCGGCGCCGAGGTCGTCGAAGACGTGGGCGTCAACGCGAACCTGTCCGCGGTCGAGGACGCCGGCCAGTACGCCGGCCAGGGCGGTGGCTAACTCGTCGTCAGTGGTGGAGGGAGCTGCGTCGGCGCTTGCGCCGCTGCGGTCCCTGCGCGAGCGTCCCCGACGTCATCGGGGGCCGACCGATCGGTGTCCGCGCGACGAATCGTCGGCCCGGCTGCACCGAGGGTCCCGGCAGCGGAACCGACACCGACAGCTCGGGTGGGATCCGCGCTCGCGAGATGGCCGAGGGCCGTTGCCCGCCCAGCGGTACCGTTCCTCGCCAGATCGCTGCACATCTGCTGCGGTCGGTGCGCCGAGCCGGTCGCGACGACAGCCGAGCCGGGATGGCCGTGTGCTCGGAGGACTTGTCGTCCGGGCCGTTGCCAGCGTGCGATCGGGTCCTGCGGGCACGGCGGGTCCGTGACGACCACCAGCCGGAGCTCGAGCAGCCGCTCGTCCAGTCCTGACAGGGTGCGTGCATCGGCGCGCAGAACCGTCACGCGGTGGCGGCCGAGAAACTGCCAGAGCGCCTGGCCCTGTAGCCGTGACGGCGGGGCGACCAGCGTCGCGCCCGCGAGCCACGGGATCCAGGTCTGCTCCACCTCGAGATGCGGGTACACCAGCTGCGTGTGGACAACGCGGTCGTAGGGGCCGATGCCGTAACCCTCGACGACCACACGGGCGAAGTCGCACACGTGAGGGTGGTGGACGGCGATACCGATCGGGCGTCCATCGGCGCCGATGCGATAGGCGACATAGGCGACACCGCCCGCGTCGTGTCGCTCGCCGTCGGTGAGGC includes the following:
- a CDS encoding AMP-binding protein, with amino-acid sequence MNTWSHPGLHNDTGMRADALRRAGVGSAAPSDLAHERLERLFETQCDRMMQLGHGNRTAVDTADGILSYAALEAGANQLARYLRLQRVRGGDLVGVLLDHPADVCAAILAISKCGATAVPLDLAASCDHIGAIISESGVAAVITTGPLVSRLPGPESRAATTIVTVDLAGEFISAQSPRRLTDGERHDAGGVAYVAYRIGADGRPIGIAVHHPHVCDFARVVVEGYGIGPYDRVVHTQLVYPHLEVEQTWIPWLAGATLVAPPSRLQGQALWQFLGRHRVTVLRADARTLSGLDERLLELRLVVVTDPPCPQDPIARWQRPGRQVLRAHGHPGSAVVATGSAHRPQQMCSDLARNGTAGRATALGHLASADPTRAVGVGSAAGTLGAAGPTIRRADTDRSAPDDVGDARAGTAAAQAPTQLPPPLTTS